The Tubulanus polymorphus chromosome 6, tnTubPoly1.2, whole genome shotgun sequence genome includes a region encoding these proteins:
- the LOC141907615 gene encoding zinc finger protein 830-like isoform X2 → MAHKHHCLNDNSKLLMRLNRKNQRESADRSCITSRRRLFHLETMLENVFPVMAAYLYNSLDQLICIVCNSQVKNEKLWNAHLMGRTHKENVAELKRQKEQPTPESRPSHKRRVSDDGNDAVTKKTKQNAETTEKAGGIVSLGSYDSSDNDDDNENEKDKEDESSPANSNQLKNQLPPDFFDKDVQPGSSAEQAVGDELLTKSASMADALPEGFFDNPVEDAKVRQVEYKDKMDDEWELFQKAMKEEKLVSEAIIEDEEEHITEERNIEEIDDQMRRWSKVHALAQKKEQIMQEHNLNSAKGSESDSDIDEQAFDEFLDWRSKSAWKS, encoded by the exons ATGGCACACAAGCACCACTGCCTCAACGACAACAGCAAACTGTTGATGCGCCTCAACAGAAAAAATCAAAG GGAGTCAGCAGATCGTTCGTGCATAACTTCTCGCAGGCGATTGTTTCACTTGGAAACGATgttggaaaatgtttttcccGTAATGGCCGCGTATTT ATATAATTCTTTAGATCAGCTTATATGCATAGTGTGCAACTCTcaagtaaaaaatgaaaaactctGGAATGCCCATCTTATGGGCCGAACCCACAAGGAG AATGTGGCAGAATTGAAACGACAAAAAGAACAGCCCACTCCGGAGTCACGACCCAGTCACAAACGACGCGTCAGTGATGATGGCAATGATGCAGTTACTAAGAAAACGAAACAGAATGCGGAAACAACGGAAAA AGCTGGAGGAATTGTCTCATTGGGAAGTTATGACTCCTCAGATAACGACGATGAtaacgaaaatgaaaaagataaagaaGACGAATCATCGCCGGCTAATAGTAACCAACTCAAAAATCAACTCCCTCCAG ATTTCTTCGATAAAGACGTTCAGCCCGGCTCAAGTGCTGAACAAGCAGTTGGAGATGAACTTCTGACGAAGTCTGCATCGATGGCCGACGCATTACCTGAAGGTTTCTTTGATAACCCTGTAGAAGATGCCAAG GTCCGTCAAGTGGAGTACAAAGACAAAATGGACGATGAATGGGAACTCTTTCAAAAGGCTATGAAAGAAGAAAAATTA GTGTCCGAGGCTATAATCGAGGATGAGGAGGAACACATTACTGAGGAGAGAAACATCGAGGAAATCGACGATCAAAT GCGTCGGTGGTCGAAAGTGCACGCTTTGGCCCAGAAGAAAGAGCAAATAATGCAGGAACATAATCTAAATTCGGCGAAGGGATCGGAAAGTGATAGTGACATTGATGAACAGGCGTTCGATGAATTTCTCGACTGGCGGTCGAAGTCCGCGTGGAAATCGTAG
- the LOC141907615 gene encoding uncharacterized protein LOC141907615 isoform X1, with protein sequence MSYPPPQTGYPDYPIPAGQPGCPPPTGDLGYPSSGGQPGYPPPPGASPPMEPPPADTPHGTQAPLPQRQQQTVDAPQQKKSKGVSRSFVHNFSQAIVSLGNDVGKCFSRNGRVFNVAELKRQKEQPTPESRPSHKRRVSDDGNDAVTKKTKQNAETTEKAGGIVSLGSYDSSDNDDDNENEKDKEDESSPANSNQLKNQLPPDFFDKDVQPGSSAEQAVGDELLTKSASMADALPEGFFDNPVEDAKVRQVEYKDKMDDEWELFQKAMKEEKLVSEAIIEDEEEHITEERNIEEIDDQMRRWSKVHALAQKKEQIMQEHNLNSAKGSESDSDIDEQAFDEFLDWRSKSAWKS encoded by the exons ATGTCCTATCCACCTCCACAAACTGGATATCCAGACTATCCAATTCCTGCTGGACAGCCTGGGTGCCCACCGCCGACTGGAGATCTGGGGTATCCATCATCTGGAGGACAGCCGGGATATCCACCACCACCGGGCGCGTCCCCGCCCATGGAACCACCTCCAGCTGACACACCGCATGGCACACAAGCACCACTGCCTCAACGACAACAGCAAACTGTTGATGCGCCTCAACAGAAAAAATCAAAG GGAGTCAGCAGATCGTTCGTGCATAACTTCTCGCAGGCGATTGTTTCACTTGGAAACGATgttggaaaatgtttttcccGTAATGGCCGCGTATTT AATGTGGCAGAATTGAAACGACAAAAAGAACAGCCCACTCCGGAGTCACGACCCAGTCACAAACGACGCGTCAGTGATGATGGCAATGATGCAGTTACTAAGAAAACGAAACAGAATGCGGAAACAACGGAAAA AGCTGGAGGAATTGTCTCATTGGGAAGTTATGACTCCTCAGATAACGACGATGAtaacgaaaatgaaaaagataaagaaGACGAATCATCGCCGGCTAATAGTAACCAACTCAAAAATCAACTCCCTCCAG ATTTCTTCGATAAAGACGTTCAGCCCGGCTCAAGTGCTGAACAAGCAGTTGGAGATGAACTTCTGACGAAGTCTGCATCGATGGCCGACGCATTACCTGAAGGTTTCTTTGATAACCCTGTAGAAGATGCCAAG GTCCGTCAAGTGGAGTACAAAGACAAAATGGACGATGAATGGGAACTCTTTCAAAAGGCTATGAAAGAAGAAAAATTA GTGTCCGAGGCTATAATCGAGGATGAGGAGGAACACATTACTGAGGAGAGAAACATCGAGGAAATCGACGATCAAAT GCGTCGGTGGTCGAAAGTGCACGCTTTGGCCCAGAAGAAAGAGCAAATAATGCAGGAACATAATCTAAATTCGGCGAAGGGATCGGAAAGTGATAGTGACATTGATGAACAGGCGTTCGATGAATTTCTCGACTGGCGGTCGAAGTCCGCGTGGAAATCGTAG
- the LOC141907615 gene encoding zinc finger protein 830-like isoform X3, whose product MAASMKKSKQKSKKPLSKDDLRRLMKVHRTEITKKVEHPCAKYNSLDQLICIVCNSQVKNEKLWNAHLMGRTHKENVAELKRQKEQPTPESRPSHKRRVSDDGNDAVTKKTKQNAETTEKAGGIVSLGSYDSSDNDDDNENEKDKEDESSPANSNQLKNQLPPDFFDKDVQPGSSAEQAVGDELLTKSASMADALPEGFFDNPVEDAKVRQVEYKDKMDDEWELFQKAMKEEKLVSEAIIEDEEEHITEERNIEEIDDQMRRWSKVHALAQKKEQIMQEHNLNSAKGSESDSDIDEQAFDEFLDWRSKSAWKS is encoded by the exons ATGGCGGCCTCCATGAAAAAGTCGAaacaaaaatcgaaaaaacCCTTGTCCAAAGATGATCTGAGGCGTCTCATGAAAGTACATCGCactgaaataactaaaaaagtaGAACATCCATGCGCCAA ATATAATTCTTTAGATCAGCTTATATGCATAGTGTGCAACTCTcaagtaaaaaatgaaaaactctGGAATGCCCATCTTATGGGCCGAACCCACAAGGAG AATGTGGCAGAATTGAAACGACAAAAAGAACAGCCCACTCCGGAGTCACGACCCAGTCACAAACGACGCGTCAGTGATGATGGCAATGATGCAGTTACTAAGAAAACGAAACAGAATGCGGAAACAACGGAAAA AGCTGGAGGAATTGTCTCATTGGGAAGTTATGACTCCTCAGATAACGACGATGAtaacgaaaatgaaaaagataaagaaGACGAATCATCGCCGGCTAATAGTAACCAACTCAAAAATCAACTCCCTCCAG ATTTCTTCGATAAAGACGTTCAGCCCGGCTCAAGTGCTGAACAAGCAGTTGGAGATGAACTTCTGACGAAGTCTGCATCGATGGCCGACGCATTACCTGAAGGTTTCTTTGATAACCCTGTAGAAGATGCCAAG GTCCGTCAAGTGGAGTACAAAGACAAAATGGACGATGAATGGGAACTCTTTCAAAAGGCTATGAAAGAAGAAAAATTA GTGTCCGAGGCTATAATCGAGGATGAGGAGGAACACATTACTGAGGAGAGAAACATCGAGGAAATCGACGATCAAAT GCGTCGGTGGTCGAAAGTGCACGCTTTGGCCCAGAAGAAAGAGCAAATAATGCAGGAACATAATCTAAATTCGGCGAAGGGATCGGAAAGTGATAGTGACATTGATGAACAGGCGTTCGATGAATTTCTCGACTGGCGGTCGAAGTCCGCGTGGAAATCGTAG